The Microcoleus sp. AS-A8 genome contains a region encoding:
- a CDS encoding ABC transporter ATP-binding protein/permease, whose translation MDRLNFNVIQQFWTIAKSYWSGDEKWQARGLLLGVVLCLLAYTGLSVVLNNKRGVLISALSARDEPRFWQTVIIFLAVLVIYAPLLAGYTYLRDRLSLQWRKWLTHRFVDNYFRDRAYYNLHISETEIDNPDQRIAEDVRSFTQESLTFLLRLVESVLSTIAFSSVLWGISKPLVFFLVLYALIGTVVTSAVFGKPLVRLNFEQLKKEANLRFSLVRIRENAEAIAFYRGEEQESNQVKHRFLDVFENVKRLLVWELNLNVLTNAYEFIPFVLPALVVAPAIFAGEMEVGKVSEAQGAFVRVFFSLNVVVARFQQLTTFGAGINRLYTFAQFLEQTEATQASDEQPRIETVEADRLAVEHLSLQTPNYQRTLVEDLSVELAAGQGLLVMGPSGCGKSSLLRAIAGLWDSGEGAIVRPESDQILFLPQRPYMVLGTLRDQLLYPNTHLEVDDEHLKQVLEQVNLAGLDERFGGFDAEQDWADVLSLGEQQRLTFARLLLNKPNYAILDEATSALDLGNEERLYQHLQEKGTTFLSVGHRATLANYHQSLLELSQDKTWQIKQPLALVEEQPESPQGTQVPC comes from the coding sequence ATGGATCGATTGAACTTTAATGTAATCCAGCAATTCTGGACGATCGCCAAGTCCTATTGGTCAGGGGATGAAAAATGGCAAGCCAGAGGATTACTGCTGGGGGTCGTGCTGTGTCTGCTAGCGTATACGGGGTTGAGCGTCGTACTCAACAACAAGCGAGGAGTACTGATTTCAGCCCTCTCAGCGCGTGATGAGCCACGCTTCTGGCAAACCGTGATCATTTTCCTCGCTGTGCTGGTGATTTATGCACCATTGCTCGCAGGCTATACCTATCTGCGCGATCGCCTCAGTTTGCAATGGCGGAAATGGCTCACCCATCGATTCGTGGATAACTACTTTCGCGATCGCGCCTATTACAACCTGCATATCTCAGAAACCGAGATTGATAACCCAGATCAGCGGATTGCGGAGGATGTTCGCAGTTTTACCCAGGAGTCCCTCACCTTTTTGCTGCGGTTGGTGGAGTCGGTGCTGTCAACGATCGCCTTCAGCAGCGTGCTCTGGGGCATTTCTAAACCCCTGGTGTTTTTTCTGGTGCTGTATGCCCTGATTGGAACTGTGGTTACAAGCGCCGTGTTTGGTAAGCCGCTTGTCCGACTCAACTTTGAACAACTCAAGAAAGAAGCGAATCTCCGCTTTAGCCTAGTGCGAATTCGGGAGAATGCGGAAGCGATCGCTTTTTACCGGGGGGAGGAGCAGGAGTCGAATCAGGTCAAGCACCGATTTTTGGATGTGTTTGAGAATGTCAAACGGCTGCTGGTTTGGGAGTTGAACTTGAATGTTCTGACGAATGCTTATGAGTTTATCCCCTTCGTCTTGCCTGCCCTGGTTGTCGCACCCGCGATTTTTGCTGGAGAAATGGAGGTGGGTAAAGTTTCTGAAGCACAGGGAGCTTTTGTCCGAGTCTTCTTCTCGCTCAATGTTGTCGTTGCCCGCTTCCAGCAATTGACCACTTTTGGAGCTGGAATTAACCGTCTCTATACCTTTGCCCAGTTTTTAGAACAGACAGAGGCAACCCAGGCATCCGACGAGCAACCAAGGATTGAGACGGTTGAGGCAGATCGGCTGGCAGTCGAACACCTCAGTCTGCAAACTCCCAATTATCAGCGGACGTTGGTGGAGGATTTGTCGGTGGAGTTAGCTGCTGGACAGGGGCTTTTGGTGATGGGGCCGAGTGGTTGCGGCAAGAGTTCACTGCTAAGAGCGATCGCAGGATTGTGGGATTCTGGTGAGGGTGCGATCGTTCGTCCTGAATCCGACCAGATTCTATTTTTGCCCCAGCGTCCTTACATGGTGCTGGGTACCCTTCGCGATCAACTGCTCTATCCCAACACCCACCTTGAGGTTGACGACGAACACTTGAAGCAAGTTCTGGAGCAGGTGAACTTAGCGGGTTTAGATGAACGGTTTGGCGGCTTTGATGCCGAACAGGATTGGGCAGATGTCCTCTCGCTGGGTGAACAACAACGGTTGACCTTCGCCCGGTTGCTGCTGAACAAACCTAATTACGCCATTTTGGACGAAGCGACTAGCGCGTTAGATCTGGGCAATGAAGAACGGTTATATCAACATTTGCAGGAGAAAGGGACTACTTTTTTGAGTGTGGGACATCGCGCTACATTGGCAAATTACCATCAGTCTTTGCTGGAACTCTCCCAGGACAAAACCTGGCAGATTAAACAACCTCTAGCTCTTGTCGAAGAACAACCGGAGTCCCCGCAAGGGACTCAAGTCCCTTGCTAA
- a CDS encoding helix-turn-helix transcriptional regulator — protein sequence MGLIRLRVRELAAEKGWTLKEVSDRSGIPYGTVRSYAHSPNLATVDYTALQKLARVFDVMIDDVVEVLEE from the coding sequence ATGGGATTAATTAGGTTGCGAGTTCGGGAACTAGCTGCTGAAAAGGGTTGGACACTTAAAGAAGTTTCTGATCGCTCAGGAATCCCCTACGGTACAGTCAGAAGCTATGCCCATTCTCCCAATCTGGCAACTGTGGACTATACGGCTTTGCAGAAACTCGCCCGTGTATTTGATGTGATGATTGATGATGTGGTTGAAGTTTTAGAAGAGTAG
- a CDS encoding phosphoribosylanthranilate isomerase produces MEPTKRPRVKICCISSVEEANLAIRYGASALGLVPDMPSGPGVLAEGMIAQVAAIVPPAVSSFLVTSKVDTLGIIAQQRRLGVNTVQICDRLLSGTCDDLRQALPGIAIVQVIHVNDKESIEEAVSMAPHVHGLLLDSGNPSQDIKELGGKGHIHSWETSRQIRELVDVPVFLSGGLTADNVLDAIQQIQPFGVNVCSGVRTDGKLDEKKLAQFFTQVEASFMS; encoded by the coding sequence ATGGAACCCACAAAACGACCTAGAGTAAAAATTTGCTGCATTAGCAGTGTAGAAGAAGCCAATCTCGCGATTCGTTACGGAGCGTCGGCATTGGGCTTAGTTCCCGATATGCCCAGTGGGCCTGGAGTACTTGCCGAAGGGATGATCGCCCAAGTCGCTGCTATTGTGCCGCCTGCGGTATCTTCGTTTTTGGTAACCAGTAAGGTCGATACGTTGGGAATTATCGCACAGCAACGACGCTTGGGTGTAAATACGGTGCAGATTTGCGATCGCCTATTATCCGGGACTTGCGATGATTTACGTCAGGCATTACCAGGAATTGCGATCGTTCAGGTGATTCATGTTAACGATAAAGAATCCATAGAAGAGGCTGTTTCGATGGCTCCTCACGTTCATGGATTATTGTTGGATTCTGGCAATCCATCCCAGGACATAAAAGAACTGGGTGGAAAGGGGCATATTCACAGTTGGGAAACTAGCCGACAGATTCGGGAGTTAGTGGATGTGCCTGTGTTCCTATCGGGGGGACTTACGGCGGATAACGTCCTTGATGCCATTCAACAAATACAACCCTTTGGCGTGAATGTTTGTAGTGGTGTTCGCACCGATGGAAAATTGGATGAGAAGAAGTTAGCTCAATTCTTCACTCAAGTTGAAGCGAGTTTTATGAGCTAG
- the arfB gene encoding aminoacyl-tRNA hydrolase, with protein MLQISNTVSIPEYEIEMSAVRSQGAGGQNVNKVATAIHLRFDIVASSLPDRYKERLLKLSDQRITKEGVIVIKAQEHRSQEQNREEALQRLQDLIKSAIAIPKRRKPSKPTRSSQRKRLDSKTKRSQLKTMRGKVTDE; from the coding sequence ATGCTACAAATTTCTAATACCGTGAGCATTCCAGAGTATGAGATTGAGATGAGTGCCGTGCGCTCTCAAGGGGCAGGCGGACAAAACGTGAATAAGGTGGCGACTGCCATTCACCTGCGCTTCGACATCGTGGCTTCCTCGCTGCCCGATCGCTACAAAGAGCGGCTGTTGAAGCTTTCCGACCAGCGCATTACCAAGGAAGGGGTGATTGTCATCAAAGCTCAAGAACACCGCAGCCAGGAGCAGAATCGGGAAGAGGCGTTGCAACGACTGCAAGACTTGATTAAAAGTGCGATCGCAATCCCCAAACGCCGTAAACCCAGTAAGCCGACTCGGAGTTCTCAGAGGAAGCGTCTGGATAGCAAAACTAAGCGATCGCAACTTAAGACAATGCGAGGCAAGGTTACGGATGAGTGA
- a CDS encoding nucleotidyltransferase family protein: MVVQNIEIPIDKIADFCQRWKITEFAFFGSVLRDDFRPDSDIDVLVAFSPDARWTLFNHVDMQDELEVIFERKVDLVSKRGIERSRNYIRRKAILSSAEVIYAAS, translated from the coding sequence ATGGTTGTACAAAATATCGAAATCCCGATAGATAAAATTGCAGACTTCTGCCAACGCTGGAAAATCACAGAATTTGCTTTTTTTGGTTCGGTGCTGCGAGATGATTTCCGTCCAGATAGCGATATTGATGTCCTCGTGGCGTTTTCACCTGATGCTCGATGGACACTGTTCAATCATGTAGATATGCAAGATGAGCTAGAGGTGATTTTTGAGCGTAAGGTAGATTTGGTTAGCAAACGAGGAATTGAGCGCAGCCGTAATTATATTCGCCGGAAAGCCATTCTTAGCTCGGCGGAAGTTATTTATGCTGCATCGTGA
- a CDS encoding DUF86 domain-containing protein has translation MLHRDLSSLADILVAARLVQMFVVGADRDTFETDLMRQSAVMRQLEIIGEATKRLSEAFRGSHPEIPWRQMAGMRDILIHDYDDVDLDEVWNVATISIPELIQQIEPLVPPEEQA, from the coding sequence ATGCTGCATCGTGATTTAAGTTCTCTTGCAGATATTTTGGTAGCAGCACGACTGGTGCAAATGTTTGTAGTAGGTGCTGATAGAGATACATTTGAGACGGATTTGATGCGTCAGTCTGCTGTCATGCGACAACTGGAAATTATAGGAGAAGCAACTAAGCGACTCTCGGAAGCATTTAGAGGCAGTCATCCAGAAATACCGTGGCGACAAATGGCTGGAATGCGAGATATTCTGATTCATGACTATGACGATGTGGATTTGGATGAGGTATGGAATGTAGCAACAATTTCTATTCCTGAACTCATCCAACAAATCGAGCCTCTCGTTCCACCAGAGGAGCAGGCGTGA
- a CDS encoding cupin domain-containing protein, with the protein MSERAISIAINASDAPARTKPSNYPEPFASRMVGREKRPLGDLFGLTNFGVNLTRLAPNAVSALRHAHTKQDEFIYILQGHPTLHTDEGRTQLSPGMCAGFKAGTDNGHHLINETSEDVLYLEIGDRTPGDEGSYPDDDLKALLEDGLWKFVHKDGTPY; encoded by the coding sequence ATGTCAGAAAGAGCCATATCGATCGCCATCAATGCATCGGACGCCCCGGCAAGAACCAAACCCTCGAACTATCCTGAACCGTTCGCGTCGCGCATGGTGGGCAGAGAAAAGCGACCACTTGGTGACCTGTTTGGCCTCACGAACTTTGGCGTCAACCTCACACGCTTGGCTCCCAATGCCGTTTCCGCCCTTCGTCACGCCCACACCAAACAAGACGAGTTCATCTACATTTTGCAGGGACACCCAACGCTACACACGGACGAAGGTCGTACACAACTCTCTCCGGGCATGTGTGCGGGCTTCAAGGCTGGCACTGACAACGGGCACCATTTGATCAACGAAACCTCAGAGGATGTCCTGTACCTCGAAATCGGGGACAGGACACCGGGAGATGAAGGAAGCTATCCCGATGATGACCTCAAAGCCCTGCTGGAGGATGGCTTGTGGAAATTTGTTCACAAAGACGGCACTCCGTACTAA
- a CDS encoding AAA family ATPase: protein MLISKIQIFNYKSFHDSGWIDFRPGINIITGQNSAGKTALLEALALDFQNIPHKSIRTLPTPSFPLHPQSKVNFSVNLTEQEVKEIVAQIPKPYFIPHPISDPLEAIQLFQNWLDNPNLQTYSSAIEGDSTLIVNDSNQGLTMGLYETIPVVSGVCNHIQLLEDVNERLTTSSYSMGDKSVNEGVFGHFFRIVRKRIYRFFAERLNVGSCGRRFNSELEPNASNLPEVLGILQGENPELFNLFNRYVSIVFPQIKRVTVSQASNIEIKVWYVDPSTYRNDLSFPLSACGTGIGQVLSILYVVLTAHSPRVVIIDEPQSFLHPGAAKKLIEILREIGKSGSFPQHQYIVSTHSPTIIASAEPTSIVMLRYIESCETALSVMNSEDTRELRFLLDEVGVRLSDVFGMDNILWVEGPTEEKCYPLIIKEILNKPLRGIQVLAVKSIGNLEGKRARVIFDVYDKLSGSQNLFPPAVGFLFDRELRTAPEMDELRKRSSNPVKFLPRRMYENYLLHSEAIANVLNNLDEYRENLITASDVNVLLNEARQEKSYFPKNVSNNNLLDCHWVDIHIDAARVLKDIFSKLSESRVEFSKTRDSVKLTEWLIKNKPESLEEISKLLDEVLPET, encoded by the coding sequence ATGCTAATTTCAAAGATTCAGATATTCAACTATAAATCATTCCATGATTCTGGTTGGATAGACTTTCGACCGGGAATAAACATTATCACAGGTCAGAATAGTGCAGGAAAGACAGCTTTACTCGAAGCTTTGGCACTAGATTTTCAAAATATACCTCATAAAAGCATTAGGACATTACCTACACCGTCTTTTCCATTACATCCTCAGTCTAAGGTCAACTTCTCAGTAAACCTTACAGAGCAAGAAGTGAAAGAAATAGTGGCACAAATTCCAAAGCCCTACTTTATACCTCATCCTATTTCAGATCCACTTGAAGCAATCCAACTATTTCAAAATTGGTTAGATAATCCAAATTTACAAACATACAGCTCGGCTATTGAAGGTGACTCAACTTTAATTGTTAATGATTCCAATCAAGGATTAACTATGGGTTTGTATGAAACAATTCCAGTAGTTTCTGGGGTCTGCAATCATATTCAACTTCTAGAGGATGTAAATGAGCGATTAACAACATCATCCTATTCAATGGGTGATAAAAGCGTAAATGAAGGCGTTTTTGGTCATTTTTTTAGAATTGTCCGAAAGCGAATTTACAGGTTTTTTGCTGAACGTCTGAATGTTGGTAGTTGCGGCAGAAGATTTAACTCAGAGCTTGAACCTAACGCATCTAATCTACCTGAGGTACTCGGCATACTGCAAGGCGAGAATCCAGAATTATTTAATCTCTTTAATCGTTATGTTTCTATAGTATTTCCCCAAATTAAACGAGTTACTGTTTCACAAGCATCAAATATTGAAATCAAGGTTTGGTATGTCGATCCTTCAACATACAGAAACGATTTATCGTTTCCATTGTCTGCTTGTGGTACTGGCATTGGTCAAGTTTTATCTATCTTATATGTTGTACTTACTGCACATAGCCCAAGAGTAGTGATTATTGATGAACCTCAATCTTTTTTACATCCTGGAGCAGCTAAAAAACTTATAGAAATTCTTAGAGAAATAGGTAAGAGCGGAAGCTTTCCACAACATCAATATATTGTTTCTACTCATTCCCCAACTATAATTGCTTCTGCCGAGCCTACCTCTATTGTAATGCTGCGATATATAGAAAGTTGTGAAACAGCACTCTCTGTAATGAATTCCGAAGATACACGAGAGTTAAGATTCCTTCTAGACGAAGTTGGAGTTAGACTGTCTGATGTATTTGGAATGGATAACATACTTTGGGTTGAAGGACCAACTGAAGAAAAATGTTACCCATTAATTATCAAGGAAATTCTCAATAAACCGCTTAGGGGAATTCAAGTTCTTGCAGTTAAGAGTATAGGTAATTTGGAAGGAAAACGCGCACGCGTTATTTTTGATGTTTACGATAAGCTCAGTGGCAGTCAAAACTTATTTCCTCCAGCAGTAGGCTTTTTATTTGATCGAGAACTTCGTACCGCACCAGAAATGGACGAGTTGCGGAAACGAAGTTCAAATCCGGTTAAGTTTTTACCTCGACGTATGTATGAAAATTACTTACTGCATTCTGAAGCTATAGCAAATGTTCTCAATAACCTGGATGAATATCGAGAGAACCTTATTACCGCTTCAGATGTTAATGTACTTTTGAACGAGGCAAGACAGGAAAAATCTTACTTTCCTAAAAATGTTTCAAATAACAACCTTTTAGATTGCCATTGGGTAGATATACATATTGATGCGGCAAGAGTCTTGAAAGATATATTTTCAAAATTATCTGAAAGCAGGGTAGAATTTTCAAAAACTAGAGATTCTGTAAAACTCACGGAATGGCTGATTAAGAATAAGCCTGAATCCTTAGAAGAAATCTCTAAGCTTTTAGATGAAGTACTTCCTGAGACTTAA
- a CDS encoding helix-turn-helix domain-containing protein, giving the protein MGLIRLRVREFAEQRGWTLKEVSNRTGVPYTTIATYAKSSGMATVDYTALHKMARVFGISVEDLVEIVEE; this is encoded by the coding sequence ATGGGATTAATTAGGTTGCGAGTTCGGGAATTTGCTGAGCAGAGGGGTTGGACGTTAAAAGAAGTCTCTAATAGAACAGGTGTTCCATATACAACGATCGCAACTTATGCAAAGTCTTCAGGCATGGCAACCGTTGACTACACTGCCTTACACAAAATGGCTCGCGTGTTTGGTATTTCTGTTGAAGACTTAGTGGAGATTGTGGAAGAGTAG
- a CDS encoding DUF3352 domain-containing protein: MKLRSFFYVLAAGAIGLLLIAVAGFFWLTSQSPLNLLQQGVVANPTAAIFVPKQSPAMVSLLVNPARLEAFRQLVARPIARRRARAELNQIENSLLLNTDINYQRDIQPWLGDEITLAVTSLDFDRNPANATQPGYLLVVKTKDGERAREFLQLFYSKQAATSVDDIVFEKYKGVNLIYRRPLSQIEASTNGSGSPQSPLPEALTSAVVGDRFVLFANHPKVLRDALNNVQAANLSLEDDHEYQQMLETLSEPRIGLSFVNIPSLAAWISKQPAPVRDSFKGSETLALGLSLNRLGLVAQTALLGSEANDSSREPTLSEPVAALQYIPAQSALAIAGTNLNQLWTQLSSGEGSEDALKPLLEQAVASLQSRWGIQLPEDIFSWVQGEYALSMMPRPDRGNPDWIFVAQKGSDAAESSIEHLDAVAKQRGLSVGSLPLGDTAITAWTKLVTSATPVGSKDKRLMKLEAQVGGAHTAVGDYEIFTTSIEAMNQALKGVENSLVKSDRFNNAIAPLPQPNDGYLYLDWRESGTLIERQLPIVRVVELVAKPFFEHLRSLSVSSYGSDKGVQRSKLFFRLDNTDAV, encoded by the coding sequence ATGAAGCTACGCTCATTTTTTTATGTCCTGGCAGCAGGAGCCATTGGGTTACTGTTGATTGCAGTGGCTGGCTTTTTCTGGTTAACCTCTCAAAGCCCCCTAAATTTATTACAACAAGGAGTAGTGGCCAATCCCACGGCTGCTATTTTTGTGCCGAAACAGTCACCGGCTATGGTATCACTCCTGGTGAACCCAGCGCGATTGGAGGCATTTCGGCAACTGGTAGCACGTCCAATCGCACGACGGCGAGCGCGTGCCGAACTCAACCAAATCGAAAACAGCCTCCTGCTCAACACGGACATAAACTATCAGCGAGATATTCAACCCTGGCTGGGCGATGAAATCACCCTGGCGGTAACCTCTTTAGACTTTGACCGCAACCCAGCCAATGCAACCCAACCTGGCTATCTACTCGTCGTCAAGACGAAGGACGGAGAACGGGCGCGGGAGTTCTTGCAACTGTTTTATTCCAAACAGGCGGCGACAAGCGTTGACGATATCGTCTTTGAAAAGTACAAGGGCGTGAACCTGATTTACAGGCGACCCCTAAGCCAAATTGAGGCATCTACCAACGGTTCGGGTTCCCCTCAAAGCCCCCTGCCCGAAGCCCTAACGAGTGCGGTAGTGGGCGATCGCTTCGTTTTATTTGCCAATCACCCCAAGGTATTGCGCGATGCCCTCAACAATGTCCAAGCCGCCAACCTCAGCTTAGAGGATGACCACGAGTACCAGCAAATGCTGGAAACTCTCTCTGAGCCACGGATTGGCCTAAGTTTTGTCAATATACCCTCCCTAGCCGCATGGATTTCCAAACAGCCAGCCCCCGTGCGAGACTCGTTCAAGGGGTCTGAAACCCTTGCTCTTGGCCTCTCCTTGAACCGTCTAGGGTTAGTCGCACAAACGGCTTTACTGGGGTCAGAAGCGAATGATAGCAGCCGAGAACCGACCCTGTCTGAGCCGGTGGCAGCTTTGCAGTACATTCCCGCCCAAAGTGCTTTGGCGATCGCAGGAACTAATTTGAACCAACTCTGGACTCAACTCTCATCCGGCGAGGGAAGTGAGGATGCTCTCAAACCCCTGCTTGAACAAGCTGTCGCCAGTTTGCAGTCACGCTGGGGGATTCAACTGCCAGAGGATATCTTTAGTTGGGTGCAAGGCGAATATGCCCTCTCGATGATGCCGCGTCCAGATCGAGGCAATCCCGATTGGATTTTTGTGGCGCAAAAAGGTTCAGATGCAGCGGAGTCATCTATTGAGCATCTAGACGCTGTTGCTAAGCAACGAGGATTGAGTGTAGGCTCTCTGCCCCTAGGAGATACAGCCATCACCGCCTGGACGAAGCTGGTTACCTCGGCGACTCCGGTTGGGAGTAAAGATAAGCGTTTGATGAAGTTAGAGGCACAAGTAGGGGGTGCCCACACGGCTGTAGGGGATTATGAGATTTTCACGACTTCGATTGAGGCCATGAATCAAGCGCTCAAAGGCGTGGAAAATTCTTTAGTCAAGAGTGACCGATTTAACAATGCGATCGCGCCCTTACCTCAGCCCAATGATGGCTATCTGTATCTTGACTGGCGAGAGAGTGGAACGCTGATTGAGCGTCAGCTACCGATTGTTCGAGTGGTGGAACTTGTAGCAAAACCCTTCTTTGAGCATTTGCGATCGCTCAGTGTTAGCAGTTATGGTAGCGACAAGGGTGTCCAACGGAGCAAGCTCTTCTTCCGCTTGGATAACACCGACGCAGTCTAA
- the lpxB gene encoding lipid-A-disaccharide synthase, which yields MTRKTIFISTGEVSGDLQGALLIDGLKRQAEAIGLDLEIVALGGEKMAAAGATLLGNTTGIGSVGILESLPFVVPTLQIQQRAKQYLRQHPPDLVVLIDYMGPNLSLGRFMRRHLPQMPIAYYIAPQDWVWSARSILPRDTMTIVKMTDQLLAVFPEEARYFEKKGASVTWVGHPLVDRMRLTPTREESRAALGIEPEQMAIALVPASRRQELKYMMPVAFEAARQLQSKLLETAESQKSNSQSPLFWIPLSLEAYRPAIEAAIERYGLRATLVSGQTQEVLSAADLAITKSGTVNLELALLNVPQVVFYRVSPLTYSIARLLKFSIPFMSPPNLVVMRSIVPELLQEQATSENIVNESLELLFNPERRQQTQADYQEMRQLLGEVGVCDRAACEILQLAGESPEKQKAIGSMSPL from the coding sequence ATGACACGCAAAACCATTTTTATTAGCACCGGAGAGGTTTCTGGTGATTTACAAGGGGCACTCCTGATTGACGGCTTGAAACGTCAGGCAGAGGCCATAGGGTTAGATTTAGAGATTGTGGCGCTAGGCGGCGAGAAAATGGCAGCAGCGGGTGCCACGCTGTTGGGTAATACCACTGGCATAGGTTCGGTGGGAATTCTGGAATCTTTGCCTTTTGTCGTGCCGACTCTGCAAATTCAGCAGCGTGCTAAACAGTACCTGCGGCAGCACCCACCTGATTTGGTGGTACTGATTGACTATATGGGGCCAAATCTCAGCCTGGGTCGTTTTATGCGGCGTCACCTACCGCAGATGCCGATTGCTTATTATATTGCCCCACAAGATTGGGTTTGGTCAGCTCGGTCGATTCTTCCCCGCGATACGATGACCATTGTGAAGATGACCGACCAACTGTTGGCAGTTTTCCCCGAAGAAGCCCGTTATTTTGAAAAAAAGGGAGCTTCTGTGACTTGGGTGGGTCATCCATTGGTTGATCGGATGCGATTGACGCCGACGCGGGAGGAGTCAAGGGCAGCACTCGGAATTGAACCGGAGCAGATGGCGATCGCGCTTGTCCCGGCTTCTAGGCGACAAGAACTTAAGTATATGATGCCTGTAGCTTTTGAGGCAGCACGACAACTCCAGTCGAAATTACTGGAGACAGCAGAAAGTCAAAAGTCCAATTCCCAATCCCCACTCTTTTGGATTCCTTTGTCTCTAGAAGCTTATCGACCTGCAATTGAAGCGGCGATTGAGCGTTATGGTCTAAGGGCAACTCTGGTTTCGGGTCAAACGCAGGAAGTGCTATCTGCGGCTGATTTAGCCATTACGAAGTCAGGGACGGTGAACTTGGAATTGGCGCTGTTAAATGTGCCACAAGTTGTTTTTTATCGGGTCAGTCCTTTGACTTACTCGATTGCTCGTCTTTTGAAGTTTTCGATTCCTTTTATGTCGCCGCCTAACCTCGTGGTGATGCGTTCTATTGTGCCAGAGTTATTACAAGAACAAGCCACATCAGAAAATATTGTTAATGAATCGTTAGAGCTTCTGTTTAATCCAGAAAGGCGTCAACAAACCCAGGCTGATTATCAAGAAATGCGCCAATTGTTAGGGGAAGTTGGAGTTTGCGATCGCGCGGCCTGTGAGATTCTGCAATTAGCAGGTGAGTCGCCGGAAAAACAAAAGGCGATCGGGAGCATGTCACCTTTGTAG
- a CDS encoding family 1 glycosylhydrolase, producing MKDLQAASAIPGRIKDGSSPAVACDHYHRYKDDIKLMAQLGVKHYRFSTAWPRIIPDGRGKVNEEDVDFYKRLLDELNKYGITPHATLFHWDSPQALEDKYGSWRSREIASDFADYATAIVTRLGDRITHWMTLNEISQFTHLGYGVDSQPNNAPGTRVSSKKEVWQTSHHALLAHGLGCQAIRAASPKPCAIALVLDIGSTVPLTESAADIAAAQTAFHTYWFNGGIIFPALTGAYSPIMLKELGADAPDIQDGDLKTIHQPLDDFGINLYTGKYARAANNPQGYELLDFPKSYPKMQATWIKFIPESLYWAIRHVSDTLGRHDLPVFVSENGCITQDELNENGEVIDSDRILYLRQYLRAAHRAIQEKYPLKGYFLWSLMDNFEWSRGYSDRFGILYTDYKTQKRIPKASFNWYAECIRQNRVV from the coding sequence ATGAAGGACTTACAAGCAGCCAGTGCTATCCCCGGACGGATTAAAGATGGTAGTTCACCGGCTGTAGCCTGCGACCACTACCACCGCTACAAAGACGACATCAAGTTAATGGCACAACTGGGCGTCAAGCACTATCGCTTCAGCACCGCTTGGCCTCGCATTATTCCCGATGGTCGAGGAAAAGTGAATGAAGAAGACGTCGATTTCTACAAACGTCTGCTTGATGAGTTAAACAAATACGGCATTACCCCCCACGCCACCTTATTCCATTGGGACTCGCCGCAAGCATTAGAGGACAAGTACGGTTCTTGGCGCAGTCGGGAGATCGCATCCGACTTTGCGGACTATGCTACCGCCATTGTCACTCGATTAGGCGATCGCATCACCCACTGGATGACCCTGAACGAAATCTCCCAATTCACTCATCTCGGTTACGGTGTAGACAGCCAACCCAACAACGCCCCTGGCACCCGCGTTAGCTCCAAAAAAGAAGTATGGCAAACCTCTCACCACGCCTTACTAGCTCATGGACTCGGCTGTCAAGCCATCCGCGCGGCTTCGCCTAAACCCTGTGCGATCGCGCTAGTTCTGGACATTGGCTCAACTGTTCCCCTCACTGAATCAGCCGCCGATATCGCAGCCGCCCAAACAGCATTTCATACGTATTGGTTCAATGGAGGCATCATTTTTCCTGCCCTCACAGGTGCCTATAGTCCCATCATGCTAAAAGAATTGGGCGCTGATGCACCCGATATTCAGGACGGTGACCTCAAGACGATTCACCAACCCCTCGATGACTTTGGGATTAATCTGTACACGGGTAAATATGCCCGTGCCGCTAACAATCCACAAGGATACGAACTCCTCGACTTTCCCAAAAGCTATCCTAAGATGCAGGCAACCTGGATAAAGTTCATTCCTGAGAGCCTGTATTGGGCGATTCGTCATGTGAGCGACACATTGGGGCGTCATGACTTGCCCGTGTTCGTAAGTGAAAACGGCTGCATTACCCAAGATGAATTAAACGAAAACGGCGAGGTTATTGATAGCGATCGCATCTTATATCTGCGGCAGTACTTGAGGGCAGCTCATCGAGCCATCCAAGAAAAGTATCCTCTCAAAGGTTACTTCCTGTGGAGTTTAATGGATAACTTTGAGTGGAGTCGGGGTTACAGTGATCGCTTCGGTATCCTCTACACCGATTACAAGACGCAAAAACGTATTCCCAAAGCAAGTTTTAACTGGTATGCCGAGTGCATTCGTCAGAACCGAGTGGTCTAA